The genome window AGCCCGAAGGCATGGCGGTCAGCCCGGATGGCAAGTGGGCGGTGAATACCAGCGAAACCACGAGCATGCTGCACTGGATCAACACCGAAACTTTTAAGATCGAGAAAAACATTGTTGTTGGCCAGCGGCCGAGGCATGTGGAGTTCAGCAAGGACAGCAAGATTGCATGGGCGTCTGCTGAAATTGGCGGCACCGTGCACATTATCGACGTCGATAAGCTGGAACAGATCCATCAGATGACGTTCAAGGTACCCGGAGTCAACCAGGACCGGGTACAACCGGTGGGCATTGAGCTGACTTCCGATGGCAGGTACGCCTTCGTGGCCCTGGGCCCGTCCAACCACGTTGCGGTCGTGGACGCTCAAAGCTATGAAGTGCTGGATTATCTGCTGGTCGGCGCCCGGGTCTGGCAACTGGACCTGGATAAAGACGAAAAACACCTCTATACCACTAATGGTGTCTCCGGTGATGTCTCGATCATCGATATCGAAGATATGAAAGTCATCAAATCCATCAAAGTAGGCCGCTACCCCTGGGG of Marinobacter sediminum contains these proteins:
- a CDS encoding YVTN family beta-propeller repeat protein; amino-acid sequence: MRTALKHITLSALIGLSTPALASLAYVSNEKDNTLSIIDTESQTVVDTIEVGARPRGILLSKDYTRLYICASDDDTVQVMDLATRRIIDTLPSGEDPEQFALHPNNRHLYISNEDDAIVTVVDVTNKDVLAQIDVGIEPEGMAVSPDGKWAVNTSETTSMLHWINTETFKIEKNIVVGQRPRHVEFSKDSKIAWASAEIGGTVHIIDVDKLEQIHQMTFKVPGVNQDRVQPVGIELTSDGRYAFVALGPSNHVAVVDAQSYEVLDYLLVGARVWQLDLDKDEKHLYTTNGVSGDVSIIDIEDMKVIKSIKVGRYPWGVVIDPTS